The DNA sequence GAAATCAAGAAATCGGTGATCAAGGACGGCACCGGAATCGGCCAGCCCTCTAGCTCAACGGATGGGATATCGATGACCTTTTCAACCTGCCACTTGCCGTCGGACTTGTGCCAGTGCCACATATTGCTGCTGAGCGCGGCCCCAACATAACCATGCGTGCTATCAGGATTGTGGACGAAACGTACCTCGAGCGGGATTAATCCATCCTCGCCCAGATCAACGCTCTGAACGATTTCGTGCTTCTCCCAATCCCAGAAGTGCAGCCCGCGCCCGTACTTACCGGCAGCGACATCTTCCAGGTTGAACCCTTTGGTATAGGTATTGGGCGCGCCCCATTCGCTGCTAACCATAACGTTATGGCGCGGCTGGTACCAGAAGTCGTAGTTGAAGCGCATGCCATGGGCCTTGTTTTCCCAGCGCCCTGCGATGTTAAAATCCTCATCGAGCAGTAGGAAGCCACCGGGAGCCTCGCCCTGGCTATCGCCAAGCATAGAGATCATCACGTGACCATCCGCCAGGCAATGGACGGTGTGAGGAGCAGTCAGATTCACCTTCTCCTTTACCTCTTCAGGCTCGATGACCTTGTGCAGTTTAGGCGCTTTGGGGTCAGAGACATCCACAACGTGAATGCGGCTGGATAAATTGCCCGGAATAATGAGAAAGTTTCGCGACTTACTTGCATCCGTATGACAGGAACTACAGGCGTTCCAGCCGAAATGATGAAGTTCGTCTCCAACGTTCGGCATGGGAGTTCGATAAATTACCTGCGAGTAGGTAGGGGATGCAGGGTCAACATCAATAGTAGCGAGATAATCAGGTTCATTGATCCCTGTTCCCTCGTATAACGCGATGCTGTAGAGCACCTTTTCAGGTTCGGCCTTCATCGCTTCTTCGGGCGAAGCGTAACCAGGTCCGCAGCAAGAATCATCCTCATGATGCATTGCATGTTCATCTGCCACAGGTACAAATCTCCTTTCGTCGCAGAAGAGGAATGTTGCTGTATCATCCCTCTCACAAATGACCATCATGCGTACACTCTTCAACAAAGAAGAGCGATTTCATTATGTCTTACCTATGAGTGGCTGTCAATTGACCAAAGTACGGATATGCTACCTGCCGGTAGGCTCTTACTGGGCAACGAGGCACTTTGCAGCGCTAACCACATCCTCATAAACATTCATCATCTGACCGGCCACATGCTTCCAGCTGTATTGAATGACAGACGGGCGAGCGGCTGCCCGCAACTGCGCGAGTATTTCTGGGTGTTGCAGCAGGAAATCGAGACGTTCCGCGAAAAAGCCGGGGCAGCGTTGAACAAGATAGCCTGTTTCGCCATGATGCACGACTGTCATTAATC is a window from the Ktedonobacteraceae bacterium genome containing:
- a CDS encoding selenium-binding family protein, which gives rise to MADEHAMHHEDDSCCGPGYASPEEAMKAEPEKVLYSIALYEGTGINEPDYLATIDVDPASPTYSQVIYRTPMPNVGDELHHFGWNACSSCHTDASKSRNFLIIPGNLSSRIHVVDVSDPKAPKLHKVIEPEEVKEKVNLTAPHTVHCLADGHVMISMLGDSQGEAPGGFLLLDEDFNIAGRWENKAHGMRFNYDFWYQPRHNVMVSSEWGAPNTYTKGFNLEDVAAGKYGRGLHFWDWEKHEIVQSVDLGEDGLIPLEVRFVHNPDSTHGYVGAALSSNMWHWHKSDGKWQVEKVIDIPSVELEGWPIPVPSLITDFLISMDDRFLYLSNWLHGDIRQYDISDRSHPKLTGQVWCGGLLGKSGPVQGHKLEGGPQMLQLSLDGKRLYVTNSLYSTWDNQFYPELAKTGSYILQIDCDTNKGGMRINENFYVDFGKEPAGPARAHEMRYPGGDCTSDIWV